The genome window GTGGCACCAGTCGCACCGGGCACCGAGCGCATCGGGGACGCCCTCGGCGACGGCGGCTTCGCGCGCGGCGCGGGTCGGACGGTAGCGGGCCAGCTCGGCACGAACGGTCGGCGGGATGCACGACCCGATCTCGCGCAGGCGCTCCTCGACGTCCCGAGGCAGGCCATCGCTGGTGATCTGCCGATGCGTCGACGGGGCCGCCATGCCGGCGGCGACAGCGTTCCGGGCACGGAGCAGCTCGGCACGCCAGGCGGCCGGATCGTCGGGGTCGGCAGTTGGAGTGGGGTCGGTGTGCCGGTCGAGGCGGTCGCGTCGGTGGGCACGCCATCTGCGGGCGACGTCCACGGGCAGGATCGGGTACGGCGAGTCGAGGATGTGGGACCGTATCGCTTCGCGGACGTCCCAGCCGTGGTCGGTGGCGAAGGGCACGTCGTCGAGCAGCTCCTGCCAGTGGGCGATCTGGTCACGGGCCTCGCCCGTGCCGGTGCGGATGGTGCGGGGGTCGAGGCGCCCGATGTAGGCGAGGACGGCGGCGACTTCGCGTCGGTCCAAAGGCGGGTTACTCCGTTCCGGTCGGTTCGTCGAGGGCGGCGAGCAAGGCGGCCATGTGCGCCTCGGAGCGCGTCATGCCAGTGGCTGCGGTGGGGGTGCCGCCGGGCAAGGCGTAGAGGTTGGGGCGGCCAGGGGTGGGGGTGTGCTCCCGAGCGATCCACGCGCGCCAGTCGGCGGCCCACGCGTCGGCAGTGCGGGGCGCCCATGGAGCCCGGTAGGTGCGCCACTTCTCGTCGGCGGCGCGCAGGGTGTGCTCGCCGAGTCGGTCGAGGTGGCCGTGGTGCTGCAGCCAGGCACGGGTGTCGTCGTCGATCTGCCACTCGGTGGCGGAGATGAGCGGGGCAGAGCTGCTGCTCTTACCGTTCACCTTCGGTTCTCTTCTGTTCTGGGGGCCGGAATCTGCACCCCCATCGGGTCGGAATCCGTACCCCCCGGGGGCCGGATTCCGTTCCCCGGGGTCGGATTCTGACTCCCTCTCGAAGTGCTCGGCAGGGTCGGATTCCGGTCCCCCGAGGGTCGGATTCCGCCCCGATGGGGGGACCGGATTCCGGTCCCCTTCCCGGGGCTGGTCCGCGAGGAACCGGGCGGCGACCGGGAGGAGGTAGTACGTCTCTCCCCGTGGCCCTTTGCGGTCGGGGAGCTGCACCAGCTCGCCGCTGGCGATCAGTTTCGCCAGGGCGTCGCGCACGGCGGTGCGGGAGGCGTTGGCGCGCTTCATGAGGGTGGGCACGGACGCGTATGCGACGCAGTGCCGGTCACGGCACCGGTCGGCGATCAGGGCCAGGACCATGCGGGCGGTGCCCTTGCTGCGGCTGTGGTCCCACACCCACTCGCGGGCGTCGTAGCTCATCGGGCGGCGGCTCCTAGGTCAGGACGGAGAGGTGCGATCGGCCCTCGTCGGGCGGTGCATAGGGAGGGGGTTGCACACAGCCCCGGCCCGAAGGGGGGCTGGTGGCGTCGTATAGCCAAGACAGCCACACCCCTGCCGCACAAGTCCAGCATTCCGCCGGGAAATCAGACAGCTGACGGCGAACGTGTGCTGCGAGGCAGGAACAAAACCATAAACCCAAATCGCCGGTTGCCGAAATAATGCACCGTCAGGTGAAGCCAGAAGCATCACATCGGGAACCCGTTGACTCCCGCTGAGAGTGCAAGCTACAACACAACACCCCACGTCAGAGCATGCCCTCGGGCTGGCGAAGACACCGCCAATCGGATACTCGGAACCCAGCCCAGAGGTAAGCCCCGCCCGTTCGCCGGGCGCAACATAGCCGACGATCGCCGGTTAACCAAACCGGCGAATGGAAGCTACAAATGGAGCCATGGCAGCACGATCCCTGGAAATCGGACCGGCCGGAATACGGACCGCTCGCACCATCGAAATTCTCCGCACCGAACGCGGCCTCGCCCAGCGCGAACTCGCCGCCCGCGTCACCGCCCTCGGCCGACCGATGACCAACACGATGCTGTCCCGCATCGAACGCGCCCAACGCCGCTGCGACATCGACGACCTCGTCGCCCTCGCCCAAGCTCTCCGGGTCCCGCCCCTGGCCCTCCTCCACGGGATCCGCGCCGCGTAGTCCCAGGCGACGCCCACCGAACGGCCTGCCACGCCGAACCACCCCCGAGCAAAGGACCCAACACCCTTGCGCCGACCCGCAATACCCCCTGCCCTTCCCCGCTCCCAGCGCACCGCCCACACCGCGCAGGAGGTGACCGCGAATGGCTGATCGCCTCCTGACCGTGGCCGAGGCCGGCGACATGCTCGGCACGGGCGAGCGCTTCGTCCGCCGCCTGATCGCCGAGCGCCGCATCCGCTACGTGAAGCTCGGCCGCCCGGTCCGCATCCCCGAGAGCGCGATCACCGAGTACGTCGAGGCACGCACCGTCGAGCCAGTCCGTCGTGGCCGTGCCCGCTTCGGGCGGGCCGCCTGATGGCGGGGCGCAAGCCGCAACGGCGGCGCGAGTTCGGCACGACTCGCAAGCTCCCTTCCGGGCGGTGGCAGGCCCGCTACATCGGCCCGGACGGGCAGCGGCACACCGCACCGGAAACGTTCGAGACCAAGTCCGACGCCCAGGACTGGCTCAACCTCGTTCGCGCCGACATCGAGCGCGACGTATGGCGCGCCCCGGACGCCGGCGCGGTCAACTTCGAGAAGCACGCACTCCGTTGGGTGGAGGAACGCGGCCTGGCTCCCACCACCGTCGACCGCTACGACGGACTGCTCCGCCTCCACATCCTGCCCACCTTTGGCGGCAGGAACCTGGACGCGATCACCCCGCCCTCCGTCCGCACATGGCGGGCCGAGCGTCTCAAGGCGACCGGCGCCACCACGGTCGCCAAGTCGTACCGCCTGCTGAAGGCGATCCTGCAGACGGCGGTCGACGATGAGCTCCTCCGCAACAACCCGTGCCGCATCAAGGGCGCCGGCAGGGAGGAGGCCGACGAACGCCCCACCGCGACGATCGAGCAGGTCTTCGACCTCGCCGACGCCATGGGCCCGCGCTGGCGCCTGATGGTCCTGCTCGGCGCGTTCGCCTCCCTCCGTCCGGAGGAACTGGCGGAACTACGCCGTCACAGTGTCGACCTGGACGAATGCTCCCTGCGCGTCACGCTCGCCTCCCCCGAGCTGACCAACGGCAGGCGCGTCACCGGCGATCCCAAGACCAGGGCGGGCAAGCGCACCGTCTACCTCCCCGACTTCCTGCTCCCCGAGCTGCGCCGCCACCTGCAGTGGTTCGCGGAGAAGGGGCCCGACGGCCTCCTCTTCGTCGGAGAGAAGGGCGCACCCTTCCGTCGCTCGACCTTCGGTCGCAAGTGGCGCAAGGCGAGGACCAAGGTCGGCATGCCGGAGAACTTCCGATTCTACGACCTGCGCCACACCGGCAACACCCTGGCAGCCGACACCGGCGCCAAGCTGAAGGACCTCATGGTCCGCGCCGGCCAGTCCTCGGAGCGGGCCCAGCTGATCTACCAGCACTCGACGGCGAAGCATCAGCGAAAGTTGGCGCAGCGCATCGACCTTGAGGTGCGGCAGCAGCTACGCAAGCCGGATGCGGTACCTGGGCGGACCACGGAGGCGTGACAGGGGGACTTGGCCGACGGCTTCCCAGTCGGGTGGCATGGCCCGTGGGGACCTGTCTCACGCCCGGCTCGGCAAGAGACGGTCCGGGGGCGAGCCGGTCTCATCCGCAGGCACGACACGCCCCCCCAAGCGGAGGGCTGACTCAACATCGGTGAACCGTACTCAGCCCACAGCAGTCACCCCACACGTTCGTCTCGGCCGCCGGGTCACCAGCCGGTCAGCAACAGGTGGTTGAGGAGGAGGGCTAGGACCGCCTGGAAGGTCAGCCAGGCGCGGGGACGGTCCAGGAACGCGCCGGCGGTGAGCAGCCAGAGCGCGAACGGCAGCCAGATCCGTTCCGTTTCCGCCTTGCTCATCCCGGACAGGTCGGCGGCGAGCAGCATTGTCAGGGCTGCGCAGACCAGGAGCCCCAGTCTGCGCTCGGCGACGGGCGTCGCGTGCCACCGGGCGAGGCGGGCGCCGGCCCTGCGCAGCCCCGCCACCGTGGCCGGTCCCACGACGAGGACCGTGCAGGCGAGGTTGGCGAACAGCCAGTAGCCGTACGGGCGGAAGCCGCCGGCGCCCTGGTGGTAGCGCTCGACGAGGAGGTGGTACGCCTCCCACCAGTTGAAGCCTGCCATGGTGAAGGCCACCGGGACGACGAGGAGTCCGGCGACCGCGTAGGGGAGGACCTGCAGCCGTCGGGAGCCGAGCAGCAACACCGTGGTGGCCATCGCGGCGAAGAGCGTGAGGCCGTACGACAGGTAGACGGTGAGGCCGAAGAGGAGTCCGGCGGCGAGCGCGGCGGCCGTCGGGCGGTGGCCCGTCACCGCGAGCGCGAGGAGGGCCGTGGCCCACGCGGCGACCGCCGCGAAGTACCCGTCCGCCGATGTGCCCATCCAGACAGCCGCAGGGGCGAGGACCAGGAAAGGGGCCGCGCGGCGGGCCAGGGCATCGCTCGCCAGCGTCCGTATGGTGACGAGGACCGCGACCGCGGCGCTCGCCCCCACCGCGATGACGAAGACACCAGCCCACCCCCCGCCCCCCAGGCCGATCCGGTCGAGAAGGACGAAGGTGAGGGTGGCGCCCGGCGGGTGACCGGCGACGTGCGGGGGCCAGTGGTCGGGGGAGCCCAGCAGGATGTGGTCGGTGAAGCTCCGCAGGGCGGCGGGGATGTCGTCGAAGCGGTCGATGACCTGGAGGTACTCGTACCTGGTCGTCAGTCGGCGGGCGATGCCGCGGTGCCAGCCGTCGACGAGTGCGAGGGAGAAGGTCCATGCCAGGGCGGTGGCCCACGCGCTCCACAGCAGCAAACGCCAGGGCAGCCTGGCGGCCAGCGGGGGGCCGTATGCCACGACGGTGACGGCGACGCTGATCGCGGCGGGCGTGCCGGGGCCGACGTGGGGCAGCCAGTTGGCGTACAGGGGCGGCCAGCCGACGTGCAGGACGTCGTCGGCGCGCTTGATGGCGACCCCGACCAACGCGGTCACCACCACGAGCAGTGCGGCGGCCGTGACGGCGTAGAGGTCGCGGCGAAGATCACGGTTCACGCTCGGAGACGTTAGGCCGGGCGGTGGCCCGTGGACTCCCGACAGGCGCGGACGTCAGCCTTTCGTCATGAGTCGCGCACCCTCAGCCCGGGTGCTCCGGGCCTAGCGTCGGGGCATGGCACGGTCTCCCTCCTCTCCCGCCTTCTGGCGCAGCCCGCTGCGCGGCCCCTGGTTCACCTCCCTCCTCGGCGTGGCGCTGCTCGCCGGGATCACGGTGCTCTTCGTGACGGGGCTGCTGTCGTACGCCGCCTACAACCCGAACCTGTCACCGGTGAACGACAAGACCGGGGACAAGGGGATCCT of Streptomyces phaeolivaceus contains these proteins:
- a CDS encoding zinc finger domain-containing protein; its protein translation is MDRREVAAVLAYIGRLDPRTIRTGTGEARDQIAHWQELLDDVPFATDHGWDVREAIRSHILDSPYPILPVDVARRWRAHRRDRLDRHTDPTPTADPDDPAAWRAELLRARNAVAAGMAAPSTHRQITSDGLPRDVEERLREIGSCIPPTVRAELARYRPTRAAREAAVAEGVPDALGARCDWCHAPVGSPCRQRRASPDGAARGNAVRATPHPSRVDLAAARMDRHRAA
- a CDS encoding helix-turn-helix domain-containing protein produces the protein MSYDAREWVWDHSRSKGTARMVLALIADRCRDRHCVAYASVPTLMKRANASRTAVRDALAKLIASGELVQLPDRKGPRGETYYLLPVAARFLADQPREGDRNPVPPSGRNPTLGGPESDPAEHFERESESDPGERNPAPGGYGFRPDGGADSGPQNRREPKVNGKSSSSAPLISATEWQIDDDTRAWLQHHGHLDRLGEHTLRAADEKWRTYRAPWAPRTADAWAADWRAWIAREHTPTPGRPNLYALPGGTPTAATGMTRSEAHMAALLAALDEPTGTE
- a CDS encoding helix-turn-helix domain-containing protein, translated to MAARSLEIGPAGIRTARTIEILRTERGLAQRELAARVTALGRPMTNTMLSRIERAQRRCDIDDLVALAQALRVPPLALLHGIRAA
- a CDS encoding helix-turn-helix domain-containing protein, whose protein sequence is MADRLLTVAEAGDMLGTGERFVRRLIAERRIRYVKLGRPVRIPESAITEYVEARTVEPVRRGRARFGRAA
- a CDS encoding tyrosine-type recombinase/integrase, with protein sequence MAGRKPQRRREFGTTRKLPSGRWQARYIGPDGQRHTAPETFETKSDAQDWLNLVRADIERDVWRAPDAGAVNFEKHALRWVEERGLAPTTVDRYDGLLRLHILPTFGGRNLDAITPPSVRTWRAERLKATGATTVAKSYRLLKAILQTAVDDELLRNNPCRIKGAGREEADERPTATIEQVFDLADAMGPRWRLMVLLGAFASLRPEELAELRRHSVDLDECSLRVTLASPELTNGRRVTGDPKTRAGKRTVYLPDFLLPELRRHLQWFAEKGPDGLLFVGEKGAPFRRSTFGRKWRKARTKVGMPENFRFYDLRHTGNTLAADTGAKLKDLMVRAGQSSERAQLIYQHSTAKHQRKLAQRIDLEVRQQLRKPDAVPGRTTEA